From the Cryptococcus neoformans var. neoformans JEC21 chromosome 6 sequence genome, the window TTCGGATAGTAGTACGATAAGAACACGTACTGGGAACCACAGTGTACACCGATCTTGGCAGTAGCATCGAGCTGGTGGGTCATCATATCGAGGAGACCTTCTGTCTCTGCGAGGTTTGCGTGGAGACTGCGTATACGGGATGCTAGGGCTGAATAGTGTCTCTGCTTTACggtagaagaagacatgCTTTAAGGTTATGTGTGGTTATGGTAAAAGCATTCGCTCGCTGGATTCTTTGTTTTCACTTCGTGACTTGGTCGTTTCTTGTTTGGCgcgaggtggaggtgagaAGGCAGGTTACGTAACGCGGCCATTGACCAACGAGAAGCATTATAATTTCTGAATGTCATGAACAACAACTTTGTCTTCATTTCCCATCTCCgtcttgatcttctctGACGAAAAATAATCTCATAATGAAGTGGAACATCggttcttcctctgcttctctGCAGGTCCCTGTGGACCACACCTCAGCCACATCTATCCCATCAGACCAccctcccatcccctcttcctcgtcttcccgTCCCCCCGCTCAGTGCCCTATGCACCAAGCCGACGTCTCCCCCCCTCCAGCCGCCGCAAACGCCCCTGCAAAGTGCCCTATCCAGCACGATGCTCTCGATCCCACGACTCACATGCCCGTGAACCTCTCACTCTCCCGCCAACCTGACCAAAAACTCGACCTCCCTACGGAACGTactgcctccaccatcccccgtccttcctctgccCCTGGCGGTGAAGCTTATGGGACAGGCAACACATGGGACTACCCATCCCCCCAGCAGTTCTACAATGCCCTCGTAaggaaaggatgggaaaCTCCTGAGGATAGTGTAGAAGTCATGGTGGCAATTCACAACTTCTTGAATGAGAGGGCTTGGGATGAGGTTATGAAGTGGGAAAAGAGGTTGCCTGGCGGAGATCAGTCGCAGCTGTCGAGGTTCCAAGGTAGACCGGGAGAGTTGAGCCCCAAGGCGAGGTTCCACCTTTGGGCGGGCAAGTTGTTCCCTTCTAAATTCAAGTATGTcgtttcctcttcatttAACTCCTAAAATTTCCATGCTCATAAACGTTGTGTAACAGCACCGAACCTCCTTTCGATAGACACGATTGGGTGGTTACCCGCCGctcgccttcttcacctcaGGAAACCGTAACCGCCCGATACGTTATCGATTACTACTCTGCACCCCCAGACGAAGACGGAAACCCCGTCTTTTCCTTAGATGTGCGCCCAGCGCTGGATAGTTTGGAGGCTATCAAGCAGAGGATCAGTGTAGGTGTTGAGGAGTGGTTGAGAGGCGATGTGGATTAGATTGGGGGTTTAACTGCGTTGTATAATCTTTTTTACCTGTGTTTTAATCAAAAAGTACAGCGGACTTGTAATCCTTCGTACACGCACGGCGAATAGTCGTTGTCATAGATGAGTTTTAAGATCGTTTTTGATAGACTTTCAATGCACACATCTCCCTCACCAGGATCTCTCAACTTTTAAAGGAGCGAAACGATGTTACATGCCGTGTATACAGGGGACGAATATCGCATCTATGATGGTTCAATAACGTGCGGAGAGAAAAAGTCTAAACTTTGAAACAAGCAAAATAATCTACAGTAATATCAACCGAAAGCAGACGAGACAACATGAGGTAACAaatgaaaaagatgaaagatCTAAAGGAAAGATGGGGAAAATGGTTTAACTCTGCCAATACCAGACTGGACCGTTAGGTGAGTGTTCCTCCTTGTTCGCATCAGTCCAAATCTGCATACCCATTGTCAGCGATACTGTCAAACCATTCCGTATCGCAAGGAAAAACTCACCCCAAAGAATCCCCTCCTActcccccttcctccaaccTGTACGCCTTCCAATCTCCATCTATCCTCTCCCGCATATCTAATCACCAACGTCCACCTCACTTCTGGCGGATCATCCGCCGTCAGTTGCACCACCCCTCTAACGGAACTCAACGGCGCCGCATCGGGGGTTACACTCTTACTCTGCAAACTTGTCCCTATGAAATGAATCGGGGGCAAACGCGAGTTGCGTGTGGTAGGAAGGTGGGTGGTGAGCGGAGGGAGagtggtggaaggagaagcgggAGAAGGGTAGTCGAGCTCGAGATTGAGACGCATGAGGTCGCCAACGGCTTCGTGGTAATGTGTAAGGTCTAGCTGGGCGACCCGGCCGCGCATAAGGATGAGTCGCGGTTCGTTGAGAGCGATCCAGTCAGTATAACTATTATGCCAAGTGGGTCAGATCAGCTTCTTTGTTTTTTCCTTGACAGTTAAATCGAAACGAGGAGTGCATAGAGGGGAAAGGACGGAGAGAAGTAAGACATACTCGAGGAAAGCGTAAGAACCACACCAACTACCCTGGACACCCGCCCAATCCCATACATCACCATCTGCGACGCCGAGCGGGTGCTCAATATGTGAGAACCCCCAACCACGCGTGGGCTCGACACCGAATGATTGAGGCATGATCGAATCGTGCCAGTGATCACTGATATCTGGATTATGGACGATCTCTTGAGCATTCGACACTGGTGAATACTCAATCAATTTATTTCCAGACGTGCAGAAAGCGTTTTCGACTCACTCATAACAGATCCAAGAGCGTCGACTAGTACCCAATCGACCTTACCGTCAGGCGTAAATGGGCCCCAGTCATTCATCTCTGTAAAGTTCTTTTGAGAATAAACCAACTCTCTCATGAAACCCCTCCATTCCCTGTCTTGCtcatcattttcatcaTACCTAGGTGGCAGGAGAGTATGCAGCTTGGCAAGTTTTGGATGGGTGCAGACTTGGACCTTGAAGCGGACGGAGTGAAATGACAGGGTGGGATTCGTAGCGGCATCGTCGTTGatgttggaggaagaactACCGCGAGGGCGGAGACGCTTTGTTGGcggaggggaggaagggaggatTCGGTAATGATGGTACAAATGTGAGaaacaaggagaagagagtaGGTAAGACAGAACGGAAGGGTTGAGAGCAGGTTTGGAAGAGTAGAAACGATGGAAAATGTCTGCCTCTAAACATGAGGTGTCATTGCCAAGTCCTGTAGATGCGGCTGGTAGGTCCATGTACATGTCTAGAAGAGTGTCGCAGATTCGATCGAGATGCTGGGCCTGATGAAACAAGTCAGTCCGGCACATGTTCAAATCACAGTGTTTGGATGACTTACAGCAAGCTCCCAACGGTCAACATGCCATTCTCTAAGCACTCTAATAATAAATTCTCTATCCTGCAACCGCTTTCGCCAATCGATCTCTGCAGTTGTGCGACTTTTGATGAAAGCAGACGCCTGTCTAGGATCATCATAAATTTCTAGATATATATCTCTCCAGATGGCTTGATCTGGGCACTATTCCGTAAGAGACGAGATCCCCCAGCGTCAGCATATTTTGAGAccgggaaagaaaaaaatggatTTGAATGAGCATACTTTGTAGATATGAGCTCGCAGCTTACGGCATGTAGCTGCCAAGTTGGCCAAGCAGACGACGTTTCGACCACCGAAAGTTGACAGTATCCTCTGTATCAGCTATTATACAAAACAAAGGTATCAGCCATCATAGCAAGGTACATTGTCGGACCGAGATTTGCACAGGCGCTCCAATGGCACTGAAGAAAAGCGACGATAAGAGCACTAAAAACGCACCTCTGGGCAAAGACTCAAGAACGGCGACTGGGCTTGTGGGTGTACATAAgcatcctcatcaatctcCATACGTTCCGTGAAGTTGCAAAAATCAGTgtccttcccatcctcggGCTCGCTCTCGCCCGAGTCTTCTGGAGATCTAAGATGGTAATAGGTGGAGCGATGGCATTGTGGTAATGGGGAGTGCGGCGGTGTGTATGGTGGGGTGTGAGCTGCTATATAGACCATGGTATTTGGTGGGCAGATGAAAAGTGAGGTGAAGAATGAGGAGGCAGGATGTAGCTGTGGAGCTGCTATACGACTCTCTGCATgtttatatatatatatgtacAACCTTTTTGCGTGTGACACTGCAGCAAAAACGTATCTGTTTTGGTATTCAAGATTAACCCGACGGGATAAGGGCCAGGCACCATAACGGGCACCCTCGCATGCCGGGGATGTCCGCTCGGGAAGACTCGTCCCTACATACACTAGGATATTGGCTACGAGTCCTCCTGGGGTGCTGGGTGAAGTGACTAACGTTCCATTTTTTTCGTCCGTCCGGTATTCGGCCGCTTTGCATATTCGCTGGATGCTCTTGTGAGTTCAGTTGTTGCTTTGCTTCTTTTGAGCTGATAGAAATAGTCGGTACTAACGACGACAACCTCGAGCTCCATGCAATTGTTTTGGATGGTGGTGTTGGTGTCCCTGCATTTTATCTGATCTGGGAGACGAAGAGAGCAATTTGCGAGGCTGCAGTGAGTTGATTTTAACTGGCTTGTTCCTTCTAATCTCATTTGGTGAGCAGCGAACGCAGGCTTTGGTTTCCTTCCTTACAGAAGTCCGCCGAGTGTCGCAATAACGCCCCAAAATTATCCATTTGGATAAGGATTGGGCGGAGATCAATGCCGCCATCCAATGTTTCCCAGACGTCAAAATGCTTTTGTGCTTGCGGCATGTGAGGGGTACGTATTCATTATATTTACGGTGAGAGGAGATCTAACGATGCATTATAGAGGCACTACGCGAATGTACGACCTTCATGACTCCCATCGATATTTCGACTTCATACGGCCGAATTTCGTTTCGTACACGAATGCCAATCCCACATCAACAGCGGACTTTGTCCGGCCCATGCCACCGAACAAGCATCCCCAAGTTGATCAAGTGATATTCCCCGTTTCAGCGGCACAGGCGTACCGAATTTTGCGTTGGCGATCAACTGAGATCATTGCAAGAACAGGAACTGTCAGCCAATGCTGAGAAAGCTGTCTCGACATTGATCTTCGAAACCCAGAAGCCGTGCTATTGTCCAGtcgccagaagaagagtttgaagaACTCGAGATTGTCCAAGAACGAATCCTAACTGATGAACAGCTTCTCTCGGCAATGGGCCCACGCCCCAACCAAGATATCCGAGATGTACCAAGACCTTTCGATAGCAGCTGCACAACAAGCAAAAGGTCAGGAGCTAAAGCTTGCGGAATATTTGAGAAAACAAGCCGAGGGCCAATTCCGTTTACGAGATAAAATCAAACACGCCGTGCAAACAGCGAATGGAAGTAAACCGATCTCCCAACCTGAGCAGAGACGCGGTTCTCAGCGCATCCCATTCTTCAAtgcttttctctctctgtCCCTTTTCAAGAAGCCAAAGCTTGTTGAAGAGTCACCAGAGTGTGAAAGGACTACCGTGTAGATGATGTTTCTTTTCTAGTGTCTATGTATGTATTAATGGTAATGATAAACTTTGGGCTTATGTATGTTGATTGCTTGTTTGCATTTTACTGATTAAAGCAGGCGCCTGATCGAAGCCCAACTGAATTTCAACTGCGGCATTCTGACTTCTAAAATGTGGATTACTTCCCCGATAAGTCACCTCAGACAGGACCTCTTTCCCCAAGAATTCGTGCCTAATTGCAACTATTCTTTTTGGCATGCCTATTCTGAGGCGGGGGTGGAGAACTTCCTCAATCCTCATGGCGTCTCACACACATTCAACTTTTCACACCATTGTATCGTTTTCCTTGCATTCCAATCTGATTCTACTGACTGTATGTCCGCCGTTTCGGGCGTATGCCCTTTTGACAAGCATTCGCATTCAGAGTCTATCCGATTACGCACATCACGCTTGACGAGGACACGACTTTTACCGACGACGGACGGATAACGAAGTCGATCAATCAAACACTCTTCAGATTTTATATCCACACATGTTGTTCGCTCCGCttatcatcattcattATTAACCACGACAGAAGCGTTTCTTATTCCATCTACGTTATTCTCAACTTTCAAACCTCCAAATCCCAATTCActcacatcatcttccgctcTCTTGCCTCCCCTCTCTCTGCATTCATGCCCACTATGGCGTCACCGGCCAAACAGGCCACACCCAAGTTTGCCATAACCCCTATCAAAACTGCTGTCCAGCCTTGTGTATCCGTGATAAATCCCATAGCCAACTTGAGCCCGCGAGGCAAAGGGGAGGATGAGCCCGGGCCTTCGAGGTTGCTGAGATATACAAATAAGCATAATGATAcgggtggagaaggagatcgACGTCTCTCTGAGGCAGACGCAGATGTGGGAGTGGAAAATACCATTGGCGGCGGAAAAGAGCAATacaaggaggaaaagacgaGACGATCACCAGTCAAGATGTTATCAGCCCATACCCCTCTCAAAGGCCCTGAAACGGTTCTGTGCACGATAGTAGGTATACCGGAAATTGGCCGTGCGAATGGTCATGAGTTGAGGGGGTTGGAAAAGGGGTTGGACAGGAGTGagttcttttcttttttcttttcctcctccctcatctcttctaTTTGTAGTACAACTGTCTACGTTGTAACGTAATGGGTGATGTAGGAGGATGCTGATGTAGGAAACAGTGTACGCTAGTCACGATAGAGCGGCGGCTGAACGAAAGAAGCCTTTAACGCAAACACCAAAAAGGAGAAATGCTCAAAGAGAGAGGTACGCCGTGTGCTTATACAGGACTCGACCCAGCTCTTTGCTCATTCCGATCTGTAGGACAGGAATGAGGCCCATATCGTCAAGTACGTTTGATACGGTAGAAAGAAGGACCGGTGGAGATGATTGGGATGATGTTTTCACAGAGGTGTgtgtgttttttttttcggcGCGACTGAACAAATTAACTGTCTTTAAATGGTGTTATACATAGCAGATAGTTACACCCTCGACTACAATGGGACATACAAGTACTTGCACGTCTCGCTTATTTCAGTACAGCAATTTTGATGCTCTTTCCGAATGCGATTTTTCGTCGAGTCTTTCCAACGCACTATCCACATCGTCCACGTCACCTCGAAATCACTTGGTTGTCAGAAAGAACCTATCATTTCCGTTTGATGCGTTTACGGACGAAGATAAAgtggacgaggaggtggaggtggaggaagtggaggagagagtgACCGCAAGAATCGAAGATCAAGAAAgcaaaggggaagaagagagtagTGAGATGTGTAGCAAGATAGATGACCTTTCCGCAAGGATACAAGCGATGATCATTCAAGGCCTGTCCGCTCTGCACGCCCCATTACCTGGTATTGACCCCGATCCCGACGTCGGTCTTGCCCGTCGGGCTGCGCATTCACATCCGCATGCGCATGAGCAGGCGCAAGTgccagaagatgaaagagaagaagatgtatcGCAAAAGTGGATTCGAAATTTgtccgaggaagaagatctaTCGTGGGAAGAGCTGAATTTGCGTTTGAGAGATAATAATAGCAGTCATAGCCGGCGGCAGAGATCTGGACGGAAAAATAAGAAGAGAGATAGGCAGCATCGAAAGCCTACATTTACCGGGGAACGGGGTGACGGAGGGAGTGAGCTGCAGACTCATGTTGTTCGATGCAGAAGTGGCAGTGTGCTTGTGCATGGTATGGATGTGCTTGTGCTGTGAGCTGTGTAAAATAACTGTTGTATGCATATATATTATTACGAAAGTGACGCATGCCGGAAATACAGGCCAGGAAATGACCGGAGAGGATAGATGCTGCGCGGTACCTGATTAATTATGCGCAGTGGTGTCTGCGTCATTCCAATTGCCGGATCCTCGGCCCACAGTATTTATGACTTCTCCGGTCctcgtttttttttcttcttcactcgCCTCTATCATCACAATGCACTACCTCGCCGCCGCCCTTCCACTTCTCACACTCGCCCTCGCCGCGCCCAGCAACCGCCCGAGCGTGCCCCTCACACCCCTCAACTCTAGACAATACTCGGATGACCTCGTCGAACGCCAGTCATGGCTGCTCGATCAAGCCAAAGGCCTCCGGAGCAAGTACGCTCCTCATCTCGGTGAGAGAGGACAAGAGCTTCGTAGGAGAGATATAATAGACGAGGGTATCATGAGACGGAAGCGGGCGAACCAGAAAAGAGCTACGGGGACCGTTTCGTAAGTTATAGTTTTTGACCTTGTTTTTTTTGTGTTTGGCTGCGGCTGCGGAGGCGGCAATTCATTTTCTGCTTTACAAGCCGTGCTGGCTTAAAAATTGCCACCGACCACTTAAGCATGGATGGACAGATTACCTGTGCACCGAGAACACCTGGGTGCCAGGCGTAGAGGAGTGGAATCACCTAACGGAAGAGCTGACAGCAGGACATAGCCTTACCGATGTGGGTCTCGATGCTTCGTACGCTGGACAGGTGTCGATCGGGTGCGTCTTCATTCCTCATTCCGCCATGCATTCACCGCTGACGCTCTCCGCAGCACACCGGCACAGGATTTTCTTGTGATCATGGACAGCGGCTCCTCTGATCTGTGCGTTTTCCCCTTGTTTGCGCATTGAGACTCGCTCAGGGTCTCTTGCTTGGCATTTTGCATTGGCTGACGATCCGGCCGCCGGTATTTCTAGCTGGGTTGCTGGTTCTACATGTACAGACAGCTTTTGCAGTCAAATAACCACCTTTGACACCAGTGCCTCGTCTTCGTTCACCACCAGCAATGAGGCGTTCAACATTACCTATGGATCGGGCGACGCCGACGGGACTCTTGGCACGGACACTGTCTCGATGGCCGGCTTCACCGTTTCTGACCAGACTTTCGGTATGTTTTCTTGTCGTCTGCAATGCCGACAAGCACCGGCTGACTTTTGAATGCATAGGCGTCGTCACTTCTACATCCGCTGATTTGATCAGTTACCCTCTTTCCGGTCTTATGGGCTTAGCATGGAAGTCGATTGCTTCTTCCGGCGCGACTCCCTTCTGGCAAGCTCTTGCCGCCTCTGGTGACTGGGATTCCCCTGAAATGGGTGTTTACCTGAAGAGATACAGGGGTGACAGCACTGCGAGCCAGATCGAGACTGATGGCGGAGAGATCCTCTTTGGGTGAGTGCATCGTCGTATCATGACGATCACGAGCAAAGGACAGAATTGATGAACGTTTATAGTGGGCTTAATACGAGTTTGTATAATGGTAGTGTCAACTACATCTCCATCGACGAATCCGACGAAGATTATTGGAGAATTCCTCTCGAGGCTATGGTCATCCAGGGCAACTCTGTCTCCAttgcctcctcttccggcGGCAGCAACCCTTCTTGTGCTATCGACACTGGAACTACCCTCATTGGTGTCCCCTCCCAGACCGCTTACAACATCTATTCTCAAATTGAGGGTGCCGAGGCGCTTTCTGAGTCTACTGGTTATGAGGGTTACTACCAGTACCCATGTGACACTGACGTGACCGTATCTCTCCAATTCGGCGGCATGTCTTATAGCATCTCCAATGCCGACATGAACCTCGGCTCTTTCACTAGGGATACTTCAATGTGTACCGGTGCCTTCTTTGCCATGGACATGTACGTTTTCATtcccatctttctcttccagtCTGGAACTGTCATCTGACCTTGATCTTTTTACCAGGTCTTCCCGATCTCCCGTCCAATGGATCGTCGGTGCATCCTTCATGAAGAACGTCTACACCTCTTTCCGATACAACCCTGCCGCCATTGGCTTTGCCGAGCTCGTTGGCGGTTCCTCCGTCTCAACCGGCAATTCTTCTAGCTCTACCACTTCTGGCGGTACCTCTGGTTCTAACGGCGGtggatcttcttccagtgGCACTATGGAGAAGAGTGTGCAGTTGGGATTGCTCGTCGGTGCTGCGGTTGTTGGCCTTGCCGCAATGATCTAGAGAAAAAGTTGATAAGTATGGGAAGGCGGGGAAATCTAGGTTGGTCGTACCTGTGTATTAAAAGCGAAGACAGTCATAACTGTAGCCATtaagggaagggagggagaagTCAACCTGAGTGTGGATATACGAGGACACTCTTGGTTAATTTTTGCCCCTCAAAAAACTAGAAAACCCCTGCGAAAACCATCAAGTGTTGTACATATCACCTCACCGTCTTTTATAACAATAGCAACAGCATTACTTTTACCATTTGGATTATCGGTGGCCGGCCAATAATCAGCCTCATTCATTATATCTTTACATATATTTATCTTGTTGCATTTAGCATTTCCCCGAACGTTGCATTAGGTAATTCATTCGTATGATTGTCCAGATTTTCGATAGCAATTGATAGCAAACGATAACAATTAGTAGCAAAGTGCAAATGCATAGTCACAAATTGCATCCTCGCATTCATGTTTGGCAGTTAATTACAGTGGCGAGATAGTCCGCACGGGTTTTTTGCCCTTTAAAACCATCTTCCATACAAAATTTTAGTTTTTCAAATGAAAATAAGgaaacggaatcaaaataagaTTAGCCACGACAGGAAATACTAATAAGGTAAAGAAAATAAGGAAATTGATATTTGAAAACGTACTAATGGGCTTGTCCCAGAATTAGAAACAGTTTCTAAACCCCCATTAGCCCTGTGATGTATTCCATCAGAAACTGATTACAACCAGCTCGGCTCTCCTACGACTTCGCATTCTTGACTTGATCTTTATTCATCCATCATACCCTCTCTGACAATTATCTCTCGGGCTAGGGTCTCAAttcatccctctccctt encodes:
- a CDS encoding cytochrome c heme lyase (cchl), putative, coding for MKWNIGSSSASLQVPVDHTSATSIPSDHPPIPSSSSSRPPAQCPMHQADVSPPPAAANAPAKCPIQHDALDPTTHMPVNLSLSRQPDQKLDLPTERTASTIPRPSSAPGGEAYGTGNTWDYPSPQQFYNALVRKGWETPEDSVEVMVAIHNFLNERAWDEVMKWEKRLPGGDQSQLSRFQGRPGELSPKARFHLWAGKLFPSKFNTEPPFDRHDWVVTRRSPSSPQETVTARYVIDYYSAPPDEDGNPVFSLDVRPALDSLEAIKQRISVGVEEWLRGDVD
- a CDS encoding expressed protein gives rise to the protein MVYIAAHTPPYTPPHSPLPQCHRSTYYHLRSPEDSGESEPEDGKDTDFCNFTERMEIDEDAYVHPQAQSPFLSLCPELIQRILSTFGGRNVVCLANLAATCRKLRAHIYKCPDQAIWRDIYLEIYDDPRQASAFIKSRTTAEIDWRKRLQDREFIIRVLREWHVDRWELAAQHLDRICDTLLDMYMDLPAASTGLGNDTSCLEADIFHRFYSSKPALNPSVLSYLLSSPCFSHLYHHYRILPSSPPPTKRLRPRGSSSSNINDDAATNPTLSFHSVRFKVQVCTHPKLAKLHTLLPPRYDENDEQDREWRGFMRELVYSQKNFTEMNDWGPFTPDGKVDWVLVDALGSVMMSNAQEIVHNPDISDHWHDSIMPQSFGVEPTRGWGFSHIEHPLGVADGDVWDWAGVQGSWCGSYAFLDYTDWIALNEPRLILMRGRVAQLDLTHYHEAVGDLMRLNLELDYPSPASPSTTLPPLTTHLPTTRNSRLPPIHFIGTSLQSKSVTPDAAPLSSVRGVVQLTADDPPEVRWTLVIRYAGEDRWRLEGVQVGGRGSRRGFFGIWTDANKEEHSPNGPVWYWQS
- a CDS encoding endopeptidase, putative — its product is MHYLAAALPLLTLALAAPSNRPSVPLTPLNSRQYSDDLVERQSWLLDQAKGLRSKYAPHLGERGQELRRRDIIDEGIMRRKRANQKRATGTVSLTDVGLDASYAGQVSIGTPAQDFLVIMDSGSSDLWVAGSTCTDSFCSQITTFDTSASSSFTTSNEAFNITYGSGDADGTLGTDTVSMAGFTVSDQTFGVVTSTSADLISYPLSGLMGLAWKSIASSGATPFWQALAASGDWDSPEMGVYLKRYRGDSTASQIETDGGEILFGGLNTSLYNGSVNYISIDESDEDYWRIPLEAMVIQGNSVSIASSSGGSNPSCAIDTGTTLIGVPSQTAYNIYSQIEGAEALSESTGYEGYYQYPCDTDVTVSLQFGGMSYSISNADMNLGSFTRDTSMCTGAFFAMDMSSRSPVQWIVGASFMKNVYTSFRYNPAAIGFAELVGGSSVSTGNSSSSTTSGGTSGSNGGGSSSSGTMEKSVQLGLLVGAAVVGLAAMI